The DNA region CACCCGGAGCGGGATTACCAATTCCCGGAGTGCCACTTATACCTGAGTTTGTATCAAAATCTCCTAAGCTAATATTGTTCCCTGAAAAAGTAATACTTCTACCTTGAGTACTTCCAGCAGAACTTGCAGCCTTGAAAAATATATTTTCAGACATAGAAATATTACCGCCATCTATACCATCTGAGTTAGCAGCAAAAACAATATCAACATTCGATGTTGGAAAGACTAGATTATTATCATCCAACGTCTCGAAAATAATATCGTTAGTTGCCTCAAAAATTAGATTTGTAGTAATCCCATTTTCAATATCAGATTCCAATACTGTTGCAGTTGCTTGATTGCTAATTTCAATATCAACAGGATCAAATAACAGAGTTCCTATTTCGCCGTTTTTTGAACCAAGATCTGCATTCCCTCGATAAAACAACTCATTTTTTCCTGAAATTTCTGCAAAGCCACCATTCCCAGAGACTTCACCACCCCGACTACTTAATGAGCCAAAGAAATCTGTTCTATTGTCTGCCCAAATAATAATGTCACCACCATCTCCAGAAGTTAAAGCATCTGCACTAATAGCAACATTTTCTTCAACCAGAGTAAATTGAGAATTTTCTAAATCACCTGTTCCCTGAAAACTACCACCAATATTAATATCACCACCACCAAGTTCTCCCAAAGCATTAATATTTGCATTTTCATTGAGTAATACTGCTTCCCCTAAAATCTTAATATCACCACCGATTTCACTACCTGACAAAGTATCAATCTCACCAGAAATAATGGTGCTAAATTCAACATCTCCTGAATTCGTTTGTAATAGTGTTTTTTGACTTGTAGATTGACTTTGATTAAGTTCAGAAAAATTAGAAGTAGAGATATTTGCTGGCTCTTCCGGCGTTATATCAATTTCGATTCCAATCAAACTCCCTTCCGGTAAAATCCTTGCTGTTGTTTGACCATCTACCGACTGAATCATTACCTTTTCTGCTTTAAGGCTACCAGTGTGGGCAACGCCACCACCATAAAAAGACAAGCTGCCATTCTCTAAATAAATATCTCCCTCATTAATAATGGCCGAAGGCTCCAGCGCATCAAACGCAAAACCTGTTGGATCTCCCAGTAGAGCTGAGTAACCATTGGCTCCTAAAACATCAAACCAACTGTCTTCCCCAAAACCAATACGATTCGCTGTGGTGACTGTCAAATCCGCAGGCAGATTAAAGGCCGCTCCTTGACCAAAGACAATACCCGCCGGATTCGCAAAGAAAAAATTTGCGTCACTACCCGTCAGCTCGATTAGACCATTAATAATGGAAGGGTCACCGCCATTCACCCCAATAAATAAATTACGGAGATCCTGCTGCATCCAAAAATTTGCAATTTCGCCACTATCTAAATTGAAAATATCGAACTTATGGAAGCCATTGAGATTATCTGGCGTAACCATTCCCCCTGTAATCGTGTAGAGATTATTATTTTGATTGACTAGCGTATTAGTCTCAGCACTCGGAACAATATTTTGTGCAAAAACAGGTGTGCTAATGGAGGCGATCGCCGCAACAGTATAGATAGCAGAACTAGGAATAAAAAGCTTGGTAGACATCGACTTGAAGAAAAAGTATTTATAAAAAAAGTGATAAAAAAATCAAAAAAGGTTATAATTTATCAAGAAGTAAATACCGTCATCCTGTAGAGCTTGACCACGGTCATCTATATTGAAAAAAGGATAGGCAATATCCAAACGAGCTGTTAAGTCATCGAACCCGAAAAGCTTGTGCCATTGAAAACCAATTCCCGTACTTAGTAGGAATCTTTGGTCAAGTAGTCCATTACTTGTATCTGGATTATTCCACACATAGCCAAGGTCAATAAATGGAATAATTTCAGTGTGGGAAGCCCCCGATTCATCCCGGTCTAAAACGATGTAATCCTCAATCGAAAAACGCACACCATTATCAGCAGTACGAGCATTAGAGCGATAGCCTCTAACCGTATTTGGCCCCCCAATTGAAAACTGATAAGAAGAAGGTAATGTTTTTGGGCTTAACTGTAGCTGTGCCTCGATCACTAATTTGTGATCTTTGCCTAGTTTCTGGATACGCTGGCCGAAGAGTTTCCAGCTATTAAAAATGCCTCCTGATTCGTTCCATCGACCAGCCGTTGCCCCAAATAAATCTGTACCAAACGTAAACTTAGAATCAATCGCCCATGCCCCATTCGGTGATCGCCTCGCATATCGTTGTCCAAAGGTGAAATAACTGGTGCGCGTCACCCCATCATCATTAGAGCCGTTCCCAAAAGCTGTCGGAATATTATTAAAAATAAACGTGCGACCATTCTGATATTCAAATCCCACACTGAAAGACAATTCCTCTTCCAAGCTACGAATAAGAGGATGACGATACTCCACTGAAGCCAACTGTGACCGAGCCGTAATATCAAACTTGCTAAAAGGTCTTTGGGTTACCCTTGTCCAACTAGGCGCAAAATTAAATGCCAGATATTTGTCTGTAACTCCTAACGGAATTTCGTACCCTAAATTAACCGCACGAATACCACCACTCGTTGTGCCTGTGTAACCGAGAATAAAGCGATCACCTATCTTCTCCGGATTGTTATGAACATAAGCAAGGGAAAACTTTTCATCTCCCACACTCTCTGGTGAAGAATTATCTAAACTCAGTAATAATTGCTCCTCTTCCTCCGGATCAATAATAATATTTAGGTCATAAACGTTATCTGCACCCTCGACTTCTTTTAAATAAACCTCAATATTGTCAACAAGGGGATTTGTTTTCCAATAAGCTAGATTATCTTCAATTGCTCGGTAATGGATGATGTCACCTTCTCGACCTAAAATAGACCGGAGACGATCACATAAAATCTCTTTTTTTAGAAAAGTATTTTCTTCTTCTAACCGTGTCGATTTTTCTCGGCTTTCTTCACTTAAATCGGATTCTTTACCTCGTAGCTTACACGGATTTCTGTTATCTTCAGACTCTTCAATGACGGTACTCTGCTCACTTTCCTTTGAATTATCATCCTTTTGAGCAATTTCGTAATAAATATCTCGGATTTTTCTACTGCTTACATTTATAAAAATCTTTTTGACATTAGAAAACTCTTCTCCCGATTCTTGATGATGATTAAAAGATTTGATCGTAAAACAGTTAACAAAATTAAGCAGATAACCTTCTTGAAAATACTTTTGTTGGATAAATGCCCTAGCAAACTCTAAACTCTCGCCAAATTCTGTTTCTACATCACAACTACCATCCGCACGCTGATTCTCCAAAACACGTACTGGTATTTCTGTGGTTAAAAAATCTCTGCCAGCTATCTTTGTTGTTTGAAAAAGGTTCTTTGTCTGACTCGATGGATTTTTCCTACTCTCATTCAGATGCTCTGAAGTTAAGCTACGCAGGATTTTTCGATTGACTTCTAGATCCTCACTGTCGCCAAAATCAAACTGAAAAGTAACCTGTTGTGTTTCCTCTAGTTCAATATCTTGGGCGATCGCTGAATCCTCTTGTGTAGCGACTATCCTGTTTGTCTCTCTGCTTTGCCACATCTCACGGGATTGCTCAAAGCTCACAGATGTTGTGGGCAATATAAACTCTGCTTGCGCCCGCACAGCCTTGTTCATTTCCACTAAGCCCAAAGAGAAAAGTGCTAAAACTGTAGCTCGAAAATACTGATAGATTACTAATGACATGGCTAATAGTGAGTCTTAAGAATGTGGAGCAAACTTCACTATCAGAACTTTCTCATAGAGCTAGCATTTTGTAACATGGTTCCCTGAAAGTTTACGAAATCATCAAAAAAAACCTCAAATAGTTTTGCGTATGAAGCAATAGCAAAGAAGACTTACTTTTGTGATCTTTCTGAATTTCAAAAACCTAGTAAATATGCATACAGCTCTAATGCAAAGCAAACTTATGTTCTCATACGTATATTCAACCAGGGAAAAAACTTATATCAAAACTATCATTTATACCAAAAGAAATAAATCCAACGCAACTAAAATCTCTACTTTGGTATCAACCTATCATGCAATTGTCAACTATTGATTTTTCATAAAAAGCCTTTTGCAAAATCCATAAAATCTAAATTTAATTAAATATCAATCAAGAATCATTTCCCAAAAAAGATGAAGTCAGAGAAGTAGAAGTAGCTTTTACTCCTGTTAGCTCGATCATGATGAAAACTTTAGAAAAACTAGCGAGCAGAATCACCAAATCTCCAGTATTTGCAACAAGCGTTTCAGAGGATGTCTGAAAAGGGTCTGACTGTAACTTTTGTCGAAATGAGTTGCACGTAAAAATAAGCACTTCAGGCGATCAACCTGGCGGAATTTACGCAGTATTTATCGAACATAAAGACTTTTCAGACATCCTCTCAGAGAACCGCTAAGAATCACTTATAAAAAAGCAACATTGCATAGCGTATTTTCATAAAACATTAAAAATATTTTTGAATACATCTACGAAGATCTTGGCGAAATCTGACAATTAGCTTTAATCCTCATTAAATTCAAGATTTCAGTCTATGGGGTGATCTCTCATAACTTTTACATAGCAACAATTTCAGACATTTTCTAGGATAAGTAAATAGGGATTGCACGCTAACTTCAGTGAGGTTTTCTAGACAGAGAAACGCAGATATATTCCGTTAGGAAGTCACGATTTTTTCAGAAAGTAAATGCTTCGTAAACAATGAAGGGCGATTTTCAAAAATATCTTGTAAGTTGAGGAATAAGGCAGGTGAAGGGAGTCGCATTCGCAACATGATTTCGCAGATATTCCTTTGCAATGCCAATCAACGTACGGAGAATATCTATGGCTACCGCTAACCCAATCCTTGAAATCGAAAATAAATACGGTCAAAGTATTTGGATGGATAACCTCAGCAGAGACTTAGTCGAGTCTGGGGAATTGGAACAATTAATCGACAGTCGGGGTGTTCACGGCATTACCTCTAACCCAGCCATCTTTGAAAAGGCGATCGCCGGCAATGAGATTTATGATGTCGCGATTAGAGCTGGTATCGAAGCGGGCAAGTCTACTCACGAAATTTATGAGTCTTTAGTATTTGAAGACATCGGTAACGCCTGTGATATTCTATCCGGCGTTTATGACAAGACAGGGGGCTTAGACGGTTATGTCAGCATTGAAGTACCACCCACCATCGCCAACGATACGGAGAGCACAATCAGCGAAGCACGCCGTTATTTTGCAACCATTGGTCGTCCCAATGTGATGATCAAAATTCCGGGAACACCAGAAGGTTTGCCCGCAGTAAAAACGGCAATCTCCGAAGGCATTAATGTCAACGTGACGTTGCTCTTCTCCGTACAGGCTTATATCGACACCGCTTGGGCTTATATCGAAGGTCTAGAGAAGCGTGCAGCAGCTGGAGAGGATATCAGCAATATTTCTTCTGTGGCAAGCTTTTTCCTCAGCCGCATTGACGTCAATATCGACAATCAGCTCGATGCCAAAATCAAGTCTGGTGTTAGCCAAGATGACGCGGTGAAATTGATTTCGCTAAAAGGGAAAGTGGCGATCGCCAACGCCAAAATCGCGTACCAACACTACTTAGAAATTTTCAACAGTGACCGTTGGTTAGCTTTAGCAGAAAAAGGTGCAAGACCCCAACGACTCCTCTGGGCAAGTACAAGCACTAAGAATCCTGAGTATAGCGATGTCATGTATGTCGATGAACTTGTTGGTGCTGATACCGTCAACACCCTCCCTCCCAACACCATCGAAGCCTGTGCTGACCACTGTGACCCAGCCAGCCGCATCGATGCGAACGTTGAGCAAGCCAAGCAGATCATTGCCGCCCTTGCCGATGACAATGTCGGGATTGACCTCGATGCAGTGATGGATCAGCTCCTTGCAGAAGGCATTGACAAAT from [Leptolyngbya] sp. PCC 7376 includes:
- a CDS encoding ShlB/FhaC/HecB family hemolysin secretion/activation protein; amino-acid sequence: MSLVIYQYFRATVLALFSLGLVEMNKAVRAQAEFILPTTSVSFEQSREMWQSRETNRIVATQEDSAIAQDIELEETQQVTFQFDFGDSEDLEVNRKILRSLTSEHLNESRKNPSSQTKNLFQTTKIAGRDFLTTEIPVRVLENQRADGSCDVETEFGESLEFARAFIQQKYFQEGYLLNFVNCFTIKSFNHHQESGEEFSNVKKIFINVSSRKIRDIYYEIAQKDDNSKESEQSTVIEESEDNRNPCKLRGKESDLSEESREKSTRLEEENTFLKKEILCDRLRSILGREGDIIHYRAIEDNLAYWKTNPLVDNIEVYLKEVEGADNVYDLNIIIDPEEEEQLLLSLDNSSPESVGDEKFSLAYVHNNPEKIGDRFILGYTGTTSGGIRAVNLGYEIPLGVTDKYLAFNFAPSWTRVTQRPFSKFDITARSQLASVEYRHPLIRSLEEELSFSVGFEYQNGRTFIFNNIPTAFGNGSNDDGVTRTSYFTFGQRYARRSPNGAWAIDSKFTFGTDLFGATAGRWNESGGIFNSWKLFGQRIQKLGKDHKLVIEAQLQLSPKTLPSSYQFSIGGPNTVRGYRSNARTADNGVRFSIEDYIVLDRDESGASHTEIIPFIDLGYVWNNPDTSNGLLDQRFLLSTGIGFQWHKLFGFDDLTARLDIAYPFFNIDDRGQALQDDGIYFLINYNLF
- the tal gene encoding transaldolase, producing MATANPILEIENKYGQSIWMDNLSRDLVESGELEQLIDSRGVHGITSNPAIFEKAIAGNEIYDVAIRAGIEAGKSTHEIYESLVFEDIGNACDILSGVYDKTGGLDGYVSIEVPPTIANDTESTISEARRYFATIGRPNVMIKIPGTPEGLPAVKTAISEGINVNVTLLFSVQAYIDTAWAYIEGLEKRAAAGEDISNISSVASFFLSRIDVNIDNQLDAKIKSGVSQDDAVKLISLKGKVAIANAKIAYQHYLEIFNSDRWLALAEKGARPQRLLWASTSTKNPEYSDVMYVDELVGADTVNTLPPNTIEACADHCDPASRIDANVEQAKQIIAALADDNVGIDLDAVMDQLLAEGIDKFIKPFESLMASLETKVKQLATA